One genomic segment of Oncorhynchus masou masou isolate Uvic2021 chromosome 16, UVic_Omas_1.1, whole genome shotgun sequence includes these proteins:
- the agbl5 gene encoding cytosolic carboxypeptidase-like protein 5 isoform X4: MEVRVGSVVFSSRFDSGNLGRVEKVDSFPSDATCPTSTTLSSTPDYEFNVWTRPDCAGTEHENGNRSWFYFSVRGALPGRLLKVNVMNMNKQSKLYNQGMAPLVKTVPGRTRWERVRDRPTYEMVDNQFILSFTHRLLEVKGATTFFSFSFPFSYSESQDLLTQLDQRYPDTATLTPRCGDSVYFHREVLCHSLDGNRVDLLTVTSCLGMQEEREHRLDKLFPDAETPRPHRFTGKQVFFLSSRVHPGETPSSFVFKGFLNFILRHDDPRAHTLRNMFVFKLIPMLNPDGVVRGHYRTDSRGVNLNRQYLNPSPDLHPSIYAAKTLLLYHHTHNRTTHTHSNMHINTHSNTHTYNPPQAPPLSTKPTNQSPAPHLTPLELSLNQRNADKDSNPAPSEIAMVMEEIAWVTMETGKREGQGDGRCCEDENDLQSVSESTPTSVPLEMSVKAGEPIPAQEGGVAYYVDLHGHASKRGCFMYGNSLSDENQQVENMLYPKLIAVNSAHFDFHGCNFSEKNMYARDKRDGQSKEGSGRVAMHKAIGLLHSYTLECNYNTGRTVNTIPPACHDNGRATPPPPPAFPPKYTPEIFEQVGRAVAIAALDMADCNPWPRLVLSEHSSLTNLRAWTLKHVRNSKGLNTHAQPRTHNSGNKASPPKSFNTSLTSSASDTSLSHVRCNRHSSSSQTPSPQIHTSPSLTFGSTHNTHTQRGGSKALGPVRDAKTQEKRRPPQHHRSVLRSSPSNSHPPTPARPPSSPTSSSSSSSSSSVASCPLPAPPCGC; encoded by the exons atggaGGTTCGTGTTGGAAGCGTGGTGTTCAGCTCCAGGTTTGACTCTGGAAACCTGGGCCGCGTGGAGAAGGTTGACTCCTTCCCCTCCGACGCCACCTGTCCCACTTCCACAACCCTTAGCAGCACCCCCGACTACGAGTTTAATGTCTGGACGCGCCCTGACTGTGCCGGGACAGAACACGAGAATGGAAACAG gtccTGGTTCTACTTCAGTGTGCGTGGTGCTTTGCCGGGGCGACTGCTGAAGGTCAATGTAATGAATATGAACAAGCAGAGTAAACTGTACAACCAGGGAATGGCTCCTCTAGTCAAGACTGTACCTGGTAGGACACGCTGGGAGAGAGTACGGGACAGACCCACATACGAg ATGGTGGATAATCAGTTCATCCTGTCGTTTACCCATCGTCTGTTGGAAGTGAAAGGAGCGACCACGTTCTTCTCCTTTAGTTTCCCCTTCTCCTACAGCGAGAGTCAAGACCTGCTGACACAACTGGACCAGAGATACCCTGACACAGCCACGCTCacacccag gtgTGGTGACAGTGTATACTTCCACAGGGAGGTGTTGTGTCACTCTCTAGATGGTAACAGAGTGGATCTGCTGACGGTCACCAGCTGTCTCGGCatgcaggaagagagagaacaccGCCTGGACAAACTGTTTCCTGATGCAGAGACCCCACGACCTCATCGCTTCACTGGCAAACAG gtGTTTTTCCTCAGTAGTCGTGTGCACCCGGGGGAGACGCCGTCGTCCTTTGTCTTTAAGGGCTTTTTAAACTTCATCCTGCGTCATGACGACCCCAGAGCTCACACACTCCGCAACATGTTTGTCTTCAAACTCATCCCCATGCTGAACCCGGACGGGGTGGTACGCGGACACTACAG gaCTGACTCTAGAGGGGTGAATCTAAACAGACAGTATCTGAACCCTAGTCCTgatctccacccctccatctacGCTGCTAAAACACTGCTgctctaccaccacacacacaaccgcaccacacacacacactccaacatgcacatcaacacacactctaacacacacacctacaatccACCTCAAGCACCTCCCCTCAGCACCAAACCCACCAATCAGAGCCCTGCCCCACACCTCACCCCTTTGGAACTCAGCCTCAACCAACGGAATGCTGATAAAGACTCTAACCCCGCCCCCTCAGAGATCGCCATGGTTATGGAAGAGATTGCCTGGGTAACCATGGAGACCGGGAagagggaggggcagggggaTGGAAGGTGCTGTGAAGACGAGAATGATTTGCAGAGCGTCTCAGAGTCCACGCCCACATCAGTACCTCTGGAGATGTCAGTCAAAGCCGGGGAACCAATCCCTGCGCAGGAGGGGGGAGTGGCCTATTACGTGGACCTGCATGGCCACGCTTCCAAACGTGGCTGCTTCATGTACGGCAACAGCCTATCAGACGAAAAccaacag GTGGAGAACATGTTGTACCCTAAACTGATAGCTGTGAACTCCGCCCACTTTGACTTCCATGGTTGTAACTTCTCCGAGAAGAACATGTACGCCCGCGACAAGAGAGACGGTCAGAGCAAAGAGGGCAGTGGACGCGTGGCCATGCACAAAGCTATAGGACTACTACACAG CTATACGTTGGAGTGCAACTACAACACGGGGAGGACAGTCAACACCATCCCTCCTGCTTGCCATGACAACGGACGAgccacaccccctccccctcccgcaTTCCCCCCCAAATATACCCCCGAGATATTCGAACAG gtggggCGTGCGGTTGCCATAGCAGCCCTGGACATGGCTGACTGCAACCCGTGGCCACGCCTCGTCCTTTCAGAACACAGCAGCTTGACCAACCTCCGCGCCTGGACTCTCAAACACGTCCGCAACAGCAAGGGCCTCAACACACATGCACAGCCACGGACACACAACAGCGGGAACAAGGCGTCACCACCCAAGAGCTTCAATAC gtctctGACCAGTTCTGCATCAGACACGTCTCTGAGTCATGTTCGTTGTAACAGGCACAGCAGTAGCAGCCAGACACCGTCTCCTCAGATACACACCTCGCCGAGCCTCACCTTCGGTTccacgcacaacacacacacacaacgcggGGGGAGCAAGGCACTCGGACCTGTCAGAG aCGCTAAAACTCAGGAGAAGAGACGCCCCCCCCAGCACCACCGCTCCGTCCTCCGGTCGTCTCCTAGCAACAgccacccccccaccccagccCGGCCCCcgtcatcccccacctcctcctcttcctcctcctcgtcctcctcggtGGCGTCCTGTCCTCTCCCAG